TCCTATCCGAAACCCATTGTCGTCCATGCCGAAGCCCGCGAACGGGCACTTACACGTTATGCTGAAGCAGTAAAAGCGAAAGCTTAGTTTTTGCCTTCAATCCAGCTTACAATCTTCTTTGAATCGGGTTTATCCTGCGGCCAGGCAACCCCGACAAGGTGTCCTGTTTTATCAATCATGAATTTCTGGAAGTTCCATTTGATCGGTGCGTCCATCACACCGTTCTTTGATTTTTCTGTGAGCCATTGATAGAGTGGGGCCATGTCATCACCTTTCACGGAGATTTTTGACATCATCGGGAATGTGACATCGTAATTTTCGGTACAGAATGTTTTAATCTGCGCATTGGTACCCGGTTCCTGGTGCATAAAGTTATTGGCCGGAAAGCCAACGATGACAAACTTGTCGGGTCCGTATTTCCTGTAAA
This Prolixibacter sp. NT017 DNA region includes the following protein-coding sequences:
- a CDS encoding glutathione peroxidase encodes the protein MTLTTFAQEKTIYDFKVTDIDGHPFDMASLKGKKVLIVNTASKCGFTPQYKQLEAIYRKYGPDKFVIVGFPANNFMHQEPGTNAQIKTFCTENYDVTFPMMSKISVKGDDMAPLYQWLTEKSKNGVMDAPIKWNFQKFMIDKTGHLVGVAWPQDKPDSKKIVSWIEGKN